One region of Polaribacter pectinis genomic DNA includes:
- the serS gene encoding serine--tRNA ligase: protein MLQVQFIRENKQTVLDGLAKRNFANAETIIEQVLTADENRRTTQVSLDDILAESNTLSKEIGGLFKSGEVQKANILKEKTSQLKEKSKELSETLNGFADELQNLLYQIPNIPHASVKAGNSEEDNEEIFKEGIIPDLGENALPHWELAKKYDIIDFELGTKITGAGFPVYKGKGARLQRALINYFLDKNIEAGYKEYQVPHLVNAASATATGQLPDKDGQMYHSTVDDLYLIPTAEVPITNMFRGNLIQESDFPITATGYTPCFRREAGSYGAHVRGLNRLHQFDKVEIVRVEHPDKSYHALSDMVEHIKDILRELKLPYRILRLCGGDTGFTAALTFDFELFSTAQDRWLEISSASNFETFQANRLKLRFKNKDGKSEFAHTLNGSSLALPRVLAGILENYQTAEGIKIPDVLVPYCGFSLID from the coding sequence ATGTTACAAGTACAATTTATTAGAGAAAATAAGCAAACCGTTTTAGATGGTTTGGCAAAACGTAATTTTGCAAATGCTGAAACTATTATTGAGCAGGTTTTAACTGCCGATGAAAACAGAAGAACAACTCAAGTTTCTTTAGACGATATTTTAGCGGAATCTAATACTTTATCCAAAGAAATTGGAGGTCTTTTTAAATCTGGAGAAGTACAAAAAGCGAACATTTTAAAAGAAAAAACTAGTCAGTTAAAAGAGAAATCTAAAGAATTGTCTGAAACTTTAAACGGTTTTGCAGATGAACTTCAGAATTTATTATATCAAATACCTAACATTCCTCATGCTTCTGTAAAAGCTGGAAATTCGGAAGAAGATAATGAAGAAATTTTTAAAGAAGGAATTATTCCTGATTTAGGAGAAAATGCACTTCCTCATTGGGAGTTGGCAAAGAAATACGACATTATCGATTTTGAATTAGGTACAAAAATTACAGGTGCAGGTTTTCCTGTTTACAAAGGAAAAGGCGCAAGATTACAGCGTGCATTAATCAACTATTTTTTAGATAAAAATATTGAAGCTGGTTATAAAGAATATCAAGTACCGCATTTGGTGAATGCAGCATCTGCTACTGCAACTGGGCAATTACCAGATAAAGATGGACAAATGTATCATTCTACTGTAGACGATTTGTATTTAATTCCTACAGCAGAAGTGCCAATTACAAATATGTTTCGTGGTAATTTAATTCAGGAAAGCGATTTTCCTATAACTGCAACTGGTTACACACCTTGTTTTAGACGTGAGGCTGGAAGTTATGGAGCGCATGTTCGTGGTTTAAATAGATTGCATCAATTCGATAAAGTAGAGATCGTAAGAGTGGAGCATCCAGACAAATCTTACCATGCTTTAAGTGATATGGTAGAGCATATTAAAGATATTTTAAGAGAATTAAAATTACCTTACAGAATTTTACGTTTGTGTGGTGGAGATACTGGTTTTACAGCTGCTTTAACATTCGATTTTGAATTATTTTCTACAGCACAAGACAGATGGTTAGAAATTAGTTCTGCTTCAAATTTTGAAACTTTTCAAGCGAACAGATTAAAACTTCGTTTTAAAAACAAAGATGGGAAAAGCGAATTTGCACATACTTTAAACGGTAGTTCTTTAGCATTACCACGTGTTTTGGCAGGAATTTTAGAAAACTATCAAACAGCAGAAGGAATTAAAATACCAGATGTATTAGTTCCTTATTGTGGATTTAGCCTTATAGATTAA
- a CDS encoding bifunctional riboflavin kinase/FAD synthetase gives MITIQDISNFSTQEKTFVTIGTFDGVHFGHQKILEKLVSEAKQAGKKSVLLTFFPHPRMVLQKDATIELINTIDERAKLLEKTGLDYLIIHPFSKEFSRITALEFVRDVLVNQFNISKLIIGYDHHFGKNREGNIQQLTEYSHLYDFKVEEIPAQDIDDVSVSSTKIRRALASGNLKTANNYLGYNFMLNGKVVNGKKLGGKIGYPTANIDVKEKYKLIPKTGVYVVKSSIENNTIFGMMNIGNRPTVNGNHQTIEVHFFDFNQDLYGKNLNIDLIYFLRDEEKFDSLDSLILQLKKDEETARDYIKNNL, from the coding sequence TTGATTACCATTCAAGATATTTCTAACTTTTCTACACAAGAAAAAACTTTTGTTACTATTGGTACTTTTGATGGTGTTCATTTTGGGCATCAGAAAATTTTAGAAAAACTGGTTTCTGAAGCGAAACAAGCTGGAAAAAAATCTGTTTTACTTACCTTTTTTCCACATCCAAGAATGGTGTTGCAAAAAGATGCTACCATCGAATTAATTAACACGATTGATGAACGTGCAAAACTGTTAGAAAAAACTGGTTTAGATTATTTAATAATTCATCCTTTTAGTAAAGAATTTTCAAGGATTACTGCACTTGAATTTGTGCGAGATGTTTTGGTAAATCAGTTTAATATTTCGAAATTAATTATTGGTTACGATCATCATTTTGGTAAAAACAGAGAAGGAAATATTCAACAATTAACAGAATACAGTCATTTGTACGATTTTAAGGTAGAAGAAATTCCGGCACAAGATATTGATGATGTTTCTGTAAGTTCTACAAAAATTAGACGTGCTTTAGCTTCTGGAAATTTAAAAACTGCTAATAATTATTTAGGTTATAATTTTATGCTGAATGGTAAAGTTGTAAACGGAAAAAAATTAGGAGGAAAAATTGGTTATCCAACAGCAAATATAGATGTTAAAGAAAAGTACAAACTGATACCTAAAACAGGAGTTTATGTGGTAAAATCTTCCATAGAAAATAACACTATTTTTGGAATGATGAATATTGGAAACAGACCAACCGTAAATGGAAATCATCAAACAATTGAAGTTCATTTTTTTGATTTCAACCAAGATTTATATGGCAAAAATTTAAACATAGATTTAATCTACTTTTTACGAGATGAAGAAAAATTCGATTCTTTAGATTCACTAATTCTTCAACTTAAAAAAGACGAAGAAACTGCAAGAGATTATATAAAAAACAATCTTTAA
- a CDS encoding TonB-dependent receptor: MIKKFLLLAFIAFGSITMVAQTTVTGVVTDAASGETLPGANIKVSRKAVGTTTDFDGAFTLTVTDNPPFTIEISMLGFQTEKVEITKNNQKVEVKLTENATSLDEIVVSASRTPERIMESPVTIERMDTRAIKNTSAPSFYDGLENLKGVDINTNSLTFKSVNTRGFATFSNTRFMQLVDGMDNSSPALNFALGNLLGMSELDVKTVELLPGASSALYGANAFNGIMFMTSKSPFDDQGISLSLKSGLTSQDAAGDNMFYDTSIRMAYAFSNKFAAKATFSYLKGTEWFATDYRNTANGGYTSGDRNSDRNYDGLNVYGDEVSTNLRGVAQTLEGLGIIPNGASALIPNESVSRTGYDERDLMTYEAKSVKFGGSLNYRPFGDDRLEVIWNSKFGVGNTIYQGTNRYNIKDFFMEQHKLEFRGKNFFVRGYMTNEDAGNSYDTRFAAININRSWKDDNTWFGQYVGAYLQGTLGGLNSDQAHAIARQTAETGRLLPGTAGFQSALNKVSSDPDLVTGAKFQDATKYYHADANYNFQDVIDWAEFQVGGSYRLYSLNSNGSIFTDYDGPIEYNEYGVYTQAQKQFLEEDRLKVTASIRYDKAQNFDGNFSPRVSFAYAGGENKNQNFRASFQTGFRNPTTQDQYIGLNAGRGFLVGSAPDNLDRYTTSPLTVSGLGQNFTGSGTISVSGRAAYENAFSATSVEAFAAGQVAAPTNANVSLVKPEKVTAYEVGYRGLVEAGEQRVTVDMSVYYNQYEDFIANKNVVVPFYGDVDLTQTAPVGPGGAQVPLALVALGSGDFTAFQTYTNSAADISSYGATIGLNTSILGGFNLGLNYTYAKFDFDQSTDPDFEAGFNTPEHKVKLQFGKRDLFENFGFNINARWQDEYRWESTFLDATIASRTVLDAQINYRVPKWKSVFKLGGANLTGQEYVSAPGVGAIGSQYYLSWTINN; the protein is encoded by the coding sequence ATGATAAAAAAATTTTTACTTCTAGCGTTTATAGCTTTTGGTAGTATTACAATGGTTGCACAAACCACTGTTACTGGTGTAGTTACAGATGCCGCTTCAGGAGAAACACTCCCTGGAGCCAATATTAAAGTTTCAAGAAAAGCAGTTGGAACAACAACAGATTTTGATGGTGCTTTTACTTTAACAGTAACTGACAATCCGCCATTTACAATTGAAATTTCTATGCTAGGTTTTCAAACTGAAAAGGTAGAGATTACAAAAAACAACCAAAAAGTTGAGGTTAAATTAACAGAGAATGCTACATCTTTAGACGAAATTGTGGTTTCTGCTTCTAGAACACCAGAACGTATTATGGAATCTCCTGTAACTATTGAAAGAATGGATACAAGAGCTATAAAAAACACTTCTGCGCCTTCATTTTATGATGGTTTAGAGAATTTAAAAGGTGTAGATATTAACACAAACAGTTTAACTTTTAAATCTGTTAACACTCGTGGTTTTGCAACTTTTTCTAATACACGTTTTATGCAGTTAGTAGATGGTATGGATAATTCATCACCAGCATTAAACTTTGCATTAGGTAACTTATTAGGAATGTCTGAATTAGACGTAAAAACGGTAGAGTTATTACCAGGAGCATCTTCTGCTTTATATGGAGCAAATGCTTTTAATGGTATTATGTTTATGACAAGTAAAAGTCCTTTTGATGATCAAGGAATTAGTCTTTCTTTAAAATCTGGATTAACAAGCCAAGATGCTGCTGGAGATAATATGTTTTATGATACAAGTATTAGAATGGCATACGCTTTTTCTAATAAGTTTGCTGCAAAAGCAACTTTTTCTTATTTAAAAGGAACAGAATGGTTTGCAACTGATTATAGAAATACAGCTAATGGAGGTTATACTTCTGGAGACAGAAATTCTGATAGAAATTATGATGGTTTAAATGTATATGGAGACGAAGTTTCTACAAACTTAAGAGGTGTAGCACAAACTTTAGAAGGATTGGGTATAATTCCTAATGGTGCATCTGCATTAATTCCTAATGAAAGTGTAAGTAGAACAGGTTATGATGAAAGAGACTTAATGACTTATGAAGCTAAAAGTGTTAAATTTGGTGGTTCATTAAATTACCGTCCTTTTGGTGATGATCGTTTAGAAGTAATATGGAATTCTAAATTTGGAGTTGGTAACACTATTTACCAAGGAACAAATAGATATAACATTAAAGACTTCTTTATGGAGCAACACAAATTAGAATTTAGAGGAAAAAACTTCTTTGTAAGAGGTTATATGACCAATGAAGATGCAGGTAATTCTTACGATACTCGTTTTGCAGCTATTAACATAAACAGATCATGGAAAGATGACAACACTTGGTTTGGACAATATGTTGGAGCTTATTTACAAGGAACTTTAGGCGGTTTAAATTCTGATCAAGCACATGCAATTGCTAGACAAACAGCAGAGACAGGAAGATTATTACCTGGAACAGCTGGTTTTCAGTCTGCTTTAAATAAAGTTTCTTCAGACCCAGATTTAGTTACGGGTGCAAAATTTCAAGATGCAACTAAATATTATCATGCAGATGCCAATTATAATTTTCAAGATGTAATAGATTGGGCAGAATTTCAAGTAGGAGGTTCTTACAGATTATATTCTTTAAATTCTAACGGAAGTATTTTTACAGATTATGATGGGCCAATTGAATACAATGAATATGGTGTATACACACAAGCTCAAAAACAATTTTTAGAAGAAGATCGTTTAAAAGTAACAGCTTCTATCCGTTATGACAAAGCACAAAATTTTGATGGTAATTTCTCTCCAAGAGTTTCTTTTGCGTATGCAGGTGGAGAAAATAAAAACCAAAACTTTAGAGCATCTTTTCAAACAGGTTTTAGAAACCCAACAACACAAGATCAATACATTGGTTTAAATGCAGGTAGAGGATTTTTAGTAGGTTCTGCTCCAGATAATTTAGATAGATATACAACCTCTCCATTAACGGTTAGTGGTTTAGGGCAAAACTTTACAGGTTCAGGAACAATTTCTGTTTCAGGAAGAGCTGCTTATGAGAATGCATTTTCTGCAACTTCAGTAGAAGCTTTTGCAGCAGGACAGGTAGCTGCTCCAACAAATGCAAATGTATCTTTAGTAAAACCAGAAAAAGTAACTGCTTACGAAGTTGGTTATAGAGGTTTAGTAGAAGCTGGAGAGCAAAGAGTAACAGTAGACATGAGTGTATATTACAACCAATATGAAGACTTTATTGCAAATAAAAATGTAGTAGTTCCTTTTTATGGTGATGTTGATTTAACACAAACTGCACCTGTTGGACCAGGTGGAGCTCAAGTTCCTTTAGCTTTAGTTGCATTAGGAAGTGGAGATTTTACAGCTTTTCAAACTTATACAAACTCTGCTGCAGACATTAGTTCTTATGGAGCAACAATTGGTTTAAACACAAGTATTTTAGGTGGGTTTAATTTAGGGTTAAATTATACGTATGCGAAGTTTGATTTCGATCAATCTACAGATCCAGATTTCGAAGCTGGTTTTAACACACCAGAGCATAAAGTTAAATTACAGTTTGGTAAAAGAGATTTATTTGAAAACTTTGGTTTTAATATAAACGCAAGATGGCAAGATGAATACAGATGGGAATCTACGTTTTTAGATGCTACAATAGCTTCTAGAACTGTTTTAGATGCACAAATTAACTATAGAGTTCCTAAATGGAAATCTGTATTTAAACTAGGAGGCGCAAATTTAACAGGTCAAGAATACGTAAGTGCACCAGGAGTTGGGGCAATAGGTTCTCAATATTACCTTTCTTGGACAATTAATAACTAA